One Primulina tabacum isolate GXHZ01 chromosome 10, ASM2559414v2, whole genome shotgun sequence DNA segment encodes these proteins:
- the LOC142505356 gene encoding putative LRR receptor-like serine/threonine-protein kinase At2g24230 has protein sequence MGFGIFVYFLVLALSSTPVVVCQQPNTDMFYIFEFLQKMGKNPSEDYGFSGSFCSWRVVSCDDKGEKIVKFEASGLGLSGVIPETTIGKLTKLEYLDLSNNKISALPFDFWSLGSLKNLNLSYNQISGNLPNNIGNFGKLQSLDLSFNAFYGSIPESVSSITTLQSLNLSNNMFESKIPSGITQCPWLVSIDLSANKLSGRLPEGFGAAFPNLIFFNLAENEISGRGSDFLGMNSIVHLNISNNLIKGSVVGVFEGPLEVIDLSRNQFQGHIAKVIVGSTFNWSNLRYLDVSENQFSGEFSTELNLSQNLTHLNLAHNRFTEQGFLNVDLLTNLKYLNLSETNLIGPIPSSISRLIHLRKLDLSKNHLSSHIPALATANLKVLDISYNNLTGGIPLMLIQKFHEMERVNFSHNNLSFCGSQISSEVLQSSFIGSVSSCPIAANSALFKRKSSRHRGLKLALALSLSMICLFVGLLFLAFRCCRKTKMWVVKQKSFRDEQVISGPFSFQTDSTTWVADIKQAASVPVVVFEKPLLNFTFADLLSATSHFDRGALLAEGRFGLVYGGVLPGGIHVAVKVLVHGSTLTDEEAARELEHLGRIKHPNLVPLAGYCLAGDRRIAIYEYMENGNLQNLLYDLPLGVQATEDWSMDTCDDENNGIQNVGSEGSLVTWKFRHNIALGMARALAFLHHGCSPIIHRDVKASSVYLDSNLEPRLSDFGLAKIFGSELEDEVTSGSPGYMPPEFLDPERSSSKAPTPKSDVYGFGVVLFELITGKKPVGDDYPEEKEATLVSWVRGLVRRNKESWAIDTKIRGTAPDGQIVEALKIGYLCTAEVPSKRPSMQQVVGLLKDLELIKQ, from the coding sequence ATGGGTTTTggaatatttgtttattttttagttttGGCACTTTCCTCTACGCCTGTGGTGGTTTGCCAACAACCCAATACAGATATGTTTTATATCTTTGAATTCTTGCAAAAAATGGGAAAAAATCCATCGGAAGACTATGGCTTTTCTGGCTCATTTTGTTCTTGGAGAGTTGTGTCTTGTGATGACAAAGGTGAAAAGATAGTTAAGTTTGAGGCCTCTGGTTTGGGTTTGTCTGGTGTAATTCCTGAAACCACTATAGGGAAATTGACAAAACTTGAATACTTGGATCTTAGCAATAATAAAATCAGTGCCCTGCCTTTTGATTTTTGGAGTTTAGGCTCACTCAAGAATCTTAACCTTTCATATAACCAAATATCTGGAAATCTTCCTAACAACATAGGCAATTTTGGGAAACTTCAAAGTTTGGACCTTTCATTCAACGCCTTTTATGGTAGTATCCCTGAATCTGTAAGCTCCATCACCACTTTGCAATCTCTGAATCTCAGTAACAATATGTTTGAATCGAAAATTCCGTCGGGAATTACTCAGTGCCCGTGGTTGGTTTCCATCGATTTATCTGCAAACAAGCTCAGTGGCCGTCTTCCTGAAGGTTTCGGGGCGGCTTTCCCTAACTTGATATTCTTTAATCTTGCTGAAAATGAAATTTCTGGCCGGGGTTCGGATTTCTTAGGGATGAATTCCATCGTCCATCTTAACATTTCGAACAATCTGATTAAAGGTTCTGTTGTTGGTGTCTTTGAAGGGCCGCTGGAGGTGATAGATTTGAGCAGAAACCAGTTTCAAGGTCACATTGCCAAGGTAATCGTAGGTTCAACTTTCAACTGGTCGAATTTACGGTATTTGGATGTGTCTGAAAACCAATTTAGTGGGGAATTTTCCACTGAGTTGAATCTATCACAGAATCTCACTCACCTTAATCTTGCGCACAATAGATTTACCGAACAAGGTTTCTTGAATGTTGATTTGTTGACCAATTTAAAGTACCTGAATTTGTCTGAAACTAATTTGATTGGTCCTATTCCTAGTAGTATCTCACGACTTATCCATTTGAGAAAACTGGATCTATCCAAAAACCATCTTAGCAGCCATATTCCTGCTCTTGCTACCGCTAATCTTAAAGTTCTAGACATTTCGTACAACAATCTTACAGGGGGTATCCCATTGATGCTCATCCAAAAATTCCATGAGATGGAAAGGGTAAACTTTTCTCACAACAACTTAAGTTTCTGTGGATCACAAATTTCATCTGAAGTCCTCCAATCATCTTTCATTGGATCGGTGAGCAGCTGTCCAATTGCTGCAAACTCAGCCCTGTTCAAAAGAAAATCTTCGAGGCATCGAGGATTAAAGCTTGCTCTAGCTCTTTCTCTATCAATGATATGTTTGTTTGTGGGATTGCTGTTTTTAGCCTTTCGATGTTGTAGGAAAACAAAAATGTGGGTTGTGAAACAGAAATCCTTCAGGGACGAACAAGTTATCTCGGGGCCATTTTCATTCCAGACTGATTCAACCACTTGGGTGGCCGATATCAAGCAAGCAGCATCTGTGCCAGTAGTAGTTTTTGAGAAACCGTTGCTGAATTTTACATTTGCAGATCTCTTGTCTGCCACCTCTCATTTTGATCGGGGGGCCTTGTTGGCAGAAGGGAGGTTCGGGCTCGTTTATGGTGGAGTATTACCTGGAGGAATTCATGTTGCGGTCAAAGTTTTGGTTCATGGATCCACATTGACAGACGAGGAAGCGGCACGAGAGCTTGAACATCTTGGTCGAATTAAACACCCGAATCTGGTCCCGTTAGCTGGCTATTGTTTGGCTGGAGATCGGAGGATTGCCATTTATGAGTACATGGAAAATGGAAACCTGCAAAACTTGCTGTATGATTTGCCTCTTGGCGTTCAAGCTACAGAAGACTGGAGCATGGACACTTGCGACGATGAGAATAATGGGATACAAAATGTTGGCTCCGAGGGGTCACTAGTGACTTGGAAATTTAGGCATAACATTGCACTTGGCATGGCTCGGGCACTTGCATTTCTTCACCACGGCTGCTCTCCTATTATTCACAGAGACGTCAAAGCAAGCAGTGTTTATCTTGACTCCAACTTGGAGCCAAGATTATCGGACTTTGGGCTGGCTAAGATTTTCGGTAGCGAACTCGAGGATGAGGTTACTAGTGGATCACCAGGTTACATGCCACCGGAGTTTCTTGATCCAGAAAGAAGCTCCTCAAAGGCGCCAACTCCAAAATCTGATGTTTATGGATTTGGGGTAGTTCTTTTTGAGCTCATCACCGGTAAAAAGCCTGTTGGAGACGATTATCCAGAAGAAAAGGAAGCAACATTGGTAAGTTGGGTGAGAGGGTTAGTGAGGAGGAACAAAGAATCATGGGCTATTGATACAAAGATCCGTGGAACAGCTCCCGATGGTCAAATTGTCGAGGCGTTGAAGATCGGATACCTTTGCACTGCTGAAGTTCCTTCAAAGCGGCCGAGCATGCAGCAGGTAGTTGGTTTGCTTAAAGATCTTGAACTGATCAAACAATGA
- the LOC142504740 gene encoding uncharacterized protein LOC142504740, whose product MADVMHSEAALDPEPSSSAAVLDRRIEFHLARKTYNGFSNNRSFGFNLVTLNPNSEHDKVSELAVKREMPKVSENLGLDPELSLGITFRRIGAGLRNLGNTCFLNSVLQCLTYTEPLAAYLQSGRHQYSCRTAGFCALCAIQKHVSRALQSTGRILEPKDLVSNLRCISRSFRNARQEDAHEYMVNLLESMHKCCLPSGVPSESHTAYEKSLVHKIFGGRLRSQVKCMQCSFCSNKFDPFLDLSLEIAKADSLHKALAHFTAKEFLDGGARQYQCQECKQKVKALKQLTIHKAPHVLTIHLKRFGSHIQGQKIDKKISFSPNLDLKPFVTGPDDEDLSYTLYGVLVHAGWSTHSGHYYCFVRTSSGMWYSLDDNQVVQVNERKVLEQKAYMLFYVRDRKNCSTKKPVAVVQKENKAAMNAIENVVNFNINQQLMGKIPNGSIDKKSDGSIPVALSDRGTLTVTSLKEPPKRISFQNVNCSLDVDHVSQRRDAQLEPSSSVPPVKDSVDCCAANCNSSGSRAMLGSTCEVSYCNRSLGDAPKIIGSQKGVSAVQDLNASAMQLPNCNLSKDSVNKKEPSEFVPMPPPRCYKDTANENHGKSADQPENSSVGVSSGDVCSIAATNLIMCDSTVTPTRTIEEASNKKGYSNFAKRSRIEEAQVQGSPGNVGDPTSLETHGGVQKGTDYHSKFSLHLPATSESLPNGISNNKVPQLKVKGKLFKCQVSRMSLSSNMIFGVAFALQKQKQKQRRRKYHSLQYKNPNLKQLRKIDSPSDLVQSNSDKSLPLPDDHDTHSERERADYRSNDGDKNSNVQNISCNGNVIGDVNDDGRGEKVGQNGAMHATVNPSQLRKAAVQGPDNSEKERRASRQNGIAMTMLEETTVARWDGINVFLPENMKPKSEPSQIGYIGDEWDEEYDRGKRKKIRGPKISFDEPNLFQEIATRNAKLKRAKLHPSNSGNQPFRI is encoded by the exons ATGGCGGATGTGATGCATTCAGAGGCGGCGCTCGACCCGGAGCCGTCCTCTTCTGCGGCAGTGCTTGATCGGAGAATCGAGTTCCATCTGGCGAGGAAAACGTATAATGGTTTCAGCAATAATCGCAGTTTTGGGTTTAATCTGGTGACTTTGAATCCAAATTCAGAGCACGATAAGGTGTCTGAGTTGGCGGTGAAACGCGAAATGCCGAAGGTTTCGGAGAATTTGGGATTGGATCCGGAGCTTAGTTTGGGGATTACTTTCCGCAGAATT GGTGCTGGATTACGCAATCTTGGAAATACTTGTTTCCTTAACTCGGTTTTGCAATGTTTGACTTATACCGAGCCCTTAGCTGCTTATCTACAGAGTGGGAGGCATCAATATTCTT GTCGCACTGCTGGATTTTGTGCTCTATGTGCAATACAGAAACATGTAAGCCGTGCTTTACAATCAACTGGGAGAATATTAGAGCCTAAAGATCTTGTTTCCAACTTGCGCT GTATATCCCGTAGCTTTCGCAATGCTAGACAAGAGGACGCACATGAGTATATGGTGAATTTACTAGAATCCATGCACAAATGCTGCTTGCCATCTGGAGTGCCTAGTGAATCACATACTGCTTACGAGAAAAGTTTAGTCCACAAGATATTTGGTGGTCGCCTTAGAAGTCAG GTGAAATGCATGCAGTGCTCCTTTTGCTCCAATAAGTTTGATCCATTCTTGGATTTGAGTTTGGAAATTGCAAAAGCAGATTCATTGCACAAGGCACTTGCTCATTTTACAGCTAAAGAGTTTTTGGATGGAGGTGCTAGGCAGTACCAATGTCAGGAATGCAAACAGAAAGTTAAAGCTCTTAAGCAGCTAACAATTCACAAGGCACCTCATGTGCTTACCATTCACTTGAAGCGATTTGGTTCGCATATACAAGGGCagaaaattgataaaaaaatttcttttagcCCCAACTTGGACTTGAAACCATTTGTAACTGGTCCTGAT GATGAGGATCTCAGTTACACTCTCTATGGTGTTCTTGTTCATGCTGGTTGGAGTACTCATTCTGGACATTACTACTGCTTTGTTCGCACTTCAAGTGGCATGTGGTATTCTCTGGATGACAATCAG GTTGTCCAAGTTAATGAGAGGAAGGTTCTTGAACAAAAGGCCTACATGTTGTTTTATGTTCGTGATAGGAAAAATTGTAGTACAAAGAAACCAGTTGCTGTAGTCCAGAAAGAAAATAAGGCAGCCATGAATGCCATTGAAAATGTAGTGAATTTTAATATTAACCAGCAGTTGATGGGAAAGATACCAAATGGTTCAATTGATAAGAAGTCGGATGGTTCTATTCCTGTTGCTTTATCCGATAGAGGGACACTTACCGTCACTTCACTGAAGGAGCCTCCTAAAAGAATATCTTTTCAGAATGTAAATTGCTCTTTGGATGTTGATCATGTGTCCCAACGGAGGGATGCTCAATTAGAACCTTCATCATCAGTGCCTCCAGTAAAAGATTCAGTGGACTGTTGTGCTGCCAATTGCAATTCTTCTGGCAGTCGAGCAATGTTAGGTTCAACCTGTGAGGTCTCTTATTGTAATCGCAGTTTGGGTGATGCTCCCAAAATTATTGGCAGCCAAAAGGGTGTCAGTGCTGTGCAAGATTTGAATGCATCTGCTATGCAGTTGCCAAACTGCAATCTGTCGAAGGATTCGGTTAACAAGAAAGAACCTAGTGAATTTGTGCCCATGCCACCACCAAGGTGCTATAAGGACACTGCCAACGAAAATCATGGTAAATCAGCTGACCAGCCAGAGAACAGCAGTGTTGGTGTATCATCTGGAGATGTTTGCAGCATTGCAGCCACAAATCTGATAATG TGCGATAGCACAGTTACGCCCACAAGAACAATAGAGGAAGCATCAAATAAAAAGGGCTACTCAAATTTTGCAAAGCGAAGCAGAATTGAAGAGGCTCAG GTGCAAGGTTCACCTGGGAATGTTGGTGATCCAACCTCGTTAGAAACTCATGGAGGCGTACAAAAGGGGACTGATTACCACTCCAAGTTCTCGTTGCATTTACCTGCCACCTCAGAGAGCTTGCCAAATGGTATATCAAATAACAAAGTACCCCAACTCAAAGTAAAAGGGAAGCTTTTTAAGTGTCAGGTTTCCAGAATGTCGCTGAGTTCTAACATGATATTCGGAGTGGCCTTTGCCCTGCAGAAGCAGAAGCAGAAGCAGAGGCGAAGAAAATATCACTCTCTGCAATACAAGAATCCCAATTTGAAACAGTTGAGGAAAATTGACTCACCATCGGATCTTGTGCAATCTAATTCTGACAAATCATTACCTCTACCCGATGATCATGATACTCACTCTGAAAGAGAGAGAGCTGATTACCGCTCAAATGATGGAGATAAAAACTCAAATGTACAAAACATTAGTTGTAACGGTAATGTTATCGGTGATGTTAATGATGATGGACGCGGGGAGAAAGTTGGTCAGAATGGTGCCATGCACGCAACCGTAAATCCGTCACAATTAAGGAAGGCTGCTGTTCAAGGACCTGATAATTCAGAGAAAGAAAGAAGGGCATCAAGACAGAATGGTATTGCAATGACAATGCTCGAAGAGACAACTG TTGCCCGGTGGGATGGCATCAATGTTTTTCTTCCAGAAAATATGAAACCAAAATCGGAGCCTTCTCAAATTGGTTACATTGGGGATGAATG GGATGAGGAATATGACCGGGGGAAGAGGAAGAAGATACGGGGCCCCAAGATTAGCTTTGATGAACCAAATTTATTCCAAGAAATTGCAACAAGAAATGCAAAACTAAAGAGAGCGAAGCTGCACCCATCTAACTCCGGAAACCAGCCATTTAGGATATGA
- the LOC142505853 gene encoding BTB/POZ domain-containing protein At2g24240-like: protein MGVQKDRVRFTVGGRKFETTATTLGNAGRNSLFGSMFDENWDLQSDAITEHFIDRNPDCFAVLLDLLRTGELHIPSNVPEKLLYSEAMFYGLLDHVRTSRWGPFDGNRLHLARSIVGLAPGDGTAIRAGPDGGCCVAHGSMVHVYDWMLEERSPINLDYQRVNDAIWVDEENVVISACERLGRDDGGMGLFNALTGELRFKFQVKHENQVKSYTGGALCSDSYYKLFCSCKGRSNEYGIGVWDQITGKQIDFFYESNGWSLGDADKLQWLHGTNCLLVSTMFPRKDNCYISLLDFRVKNMVWSWCDIGDPIKEERRVRDAIAMEATNSICVVNEYEDLGFIDWRSTAGTVRWSSRSRLTKGKMPDEPCYPKLALHEGQLFSSMNDGISVFCGPDWVLTSRLKNSRGGSICDFSIGGDRLFALHSEENCF from the coding sequence ATGGGAGTTCAGAAAGATAGGGTGAGATTCACTGTTGGCGGCCGGAAATTTGAAACCACGGCCACGACCCTGGGGAACGCTGGCCGGAATTCTCTCTTCGGCTCTATGTTTGACGAAAATTGGGATCTTCAATCCGACGCCATCACCGAACACTTCATCGATCGAAACCCGGATTGCTTTGCGGTCCTTCTTGATCTCCTCCGAACAGGGGAGCTTCACATTCCCTCAAATGTTCCTGAGAAATTGCTATACAGTGAAGCCATGTTCTATGGCCTCTTGGACCATGTCAGGACTTCCAGGTGGGGCCCATTCGATGGGAATCGGCTCCATTTGGCTCGGTCAATTGTTGGACTGGCTCCAGGGGACGGCACAGCCATTCGGGCTGGACCAGATGGTGGCTGCTGTGTGGCTCATGGTAGTATGGTTCATGTGTATGATTGGATGCTGGAAGAGCGCTCTCCTATCAATCTTGATTATCAAAGGGTGAACGATGCTATTTGGGTCGATGAGGAAAACGTTGTGATCAGCGCCTGCGAGAGATTAGGCCGAGATGATGGAGGAATGGGGTTGTTCAATGCATTGACAGGAGAATTAAGGTTTAAGTTTCAGGTGAAGCACGAGAATCAGGTTAAGAGTTATACTGGTGGTGCCTTGTGTTCTGATTCATATTACAAGTTGTTCTGTAGCTGTAAAGGTCGAAGCAACGAGTATGGGATCGGTGTTTGGGACCAAATCACCGGAAAACAGATAGATTTTTTCTATGAATCGAACGGATGGTCACTCGGTGATGCTGACAAGTTGCAATGGTTACATGGTACGAACTGTTTGTTAGTATCAACAATGTTTCCAAGAAAAGATAATTGTTACATTAGCTTGTTGGATTTCCGTGTTAAAAACATGGTGTGGTCATGGTGTGATATAGGGGATCCAATAAAGGAAGAGCGAAGGGTTAGGGACGCGATAGCGATGGAGGCAACGAATTCAATATGTGTGGTGAATGAGTATGAAGATTTAGGGTTCATAGATTGGAGGAGTACTGCAGGAACTGTGAGATGGAGTTCGAGAAGTAGGCTTACGAAGGGGAAAATGCCGGACGAGCCTTGCTATCCGAAGCTGGCGTTGCACGAGGGGCAGCTCTTCTCGTCGATGAATGATGGTATATCGGTCTTTTGTGGTCCCGATTGGGTATTGACGTCGAGGTTGAAGAATAGTCGAGGTGGTTCGATATGCGACTTTTCGATAGGCGGGGATCGACTTTTTGCACTACATAGTGAAGAAAACTGCTTTTGA